A window of Ictidomys tridecemlineatus isolate mIctTri1 chromosome 1, mIctTri1.hap1, whole genome shotgun sequence contains these coding sequences:
- the Pald1 gene encoding paladin isoform X3: MGTTASTAQQTVPAGAPFEGLQGGGAVDGRPSLSVHSFQTMSVHNSKAKSIIPNKVAPVVITYNCREEFQIHDELLKAHYTLGRLSDATPEHYLVQGRYFLVRDVPEKVDVLGTSESCGAPNFRQGRGGFPVFGMGQPSLLGFRRVLQKLQKDGHKECVIFCVREEPVLFLRAGEDLVSYTPRDKQNLHENLRGLGPGSQAERLELTIQKEIHDFARLSGNTYHVYHSTGDLQGEPHAVTVRAEDDVQVTKEVYQRPLFLQPTYRYQRLPLPEQGAPLEAQLNAFVSVIRETPSLLRLHDAHGPPPALLFSCQSGVGRTNLGMVLGTLVLFHHSGTISQPEAVPPQTRPLPLEQFQVVQSFLCTAPQGRKVVEEVDRAIAACSELHDLKEEVLEGQRQLGATQSRTQGSGGQHDVRQRALRSLERYFYLILFNYYLHEQYPLALALSFSRWLCAHPELYRLPVTLSPAGPAVPRDLMAKGSLVPDSVPSPQEADDLVSPDALSTIREMDVANFRRVPRMPIYGTAQPSAKALGSILAYLTDAKRKLRQVVWVNLRQEAVLQCDGHTHSLPLPRPALLPDQLEALETQLKAHLSSTSPDTKGPPSPRFQTCLTMREVFSQHHGACPGLTYHRIPVPDFCAPREEDFDRLLEALRAALAKDPGSGFVFSCLSGQGRTTTAMVVAVLAFWSIQGCPEVGEEELVSVPDAKFTKGEFQVVMDVVQLLPDGHHMKKEVDAALDTVSETMTPMHYHLREIIICTYRQDKTFHGSALCVFPSLTVALGVAYPGVSQPADSGHHEDRLSP; encoded by the exons ATGGGTACGACGGCCAGCACAGCCCAGCAGACGGTCCCGGCAGGTGCCCCCTTCGAAGGCCTCCAGGGCGGCGGCGCGGTGGACGGGCGGCCCTCACTCAGCGTCCACTCCTTCCAGACCATGAGCGTGCACAACAGCAAGGCCAAGTCCATCATCCCCAACAAGGTGGCCCCGGTCGTGATCAC GTACAACTGCAGGGAGGAGTTCCAGATCCATGACGAGCTGCTCAAGGCCCACTACACGCTGGGCCGCCTCTCGGACGCCACCCCGGAGCACTACCTGGTGCAG GGTCGATACTTCCTGGTGCGGGATGTTCCTGAGAAGGTGGACGTGCTGGGCACCTCGGAGAGCTGCGGGGCCCCCAACTTCCGGCAAGGGCGCGGCGGGTTCCCTGTGTTTGGCatggggcagcccagcctcctGGGATTCAGGCGCGTCCTCCAGAAACTTCAGAAGGACGGACACAAG GAGTGCGTCATCTTCTGTGTGCGCGAGGAGCCCGTGCTGTTCTTGCGTGCTGGCGAGGACCTCGTGTCCTACACACCTCGCGACAAGCAGAACCTTCATGAGAACCTCCGGGGCCTGGGTCCTGGGAGCCAGGCGGAGAGGCTGGAGCTGACCATCCAGAAGGAG ATCCACGACTTTGCCCGGCTGAGCGGGAACACTTACCACGTGTACCACAGCACGGGGGACCTGCAGGGGGAGCCCCACGCCGTGACCGTCCGGGCTGAGGATGACGTGCAGGTGACCAAGGAGGTGTACCAGCGGCCCCTCTTCCTGCAGCCCACCTACAG GTACCAGCGCCTGCCCCTGCCTGAGCAGGGTGCCCCCCTGGAAGCCCAGCTCAACGCCTTCGTCAGTGTCATCAGG GAGACCCCCAGCCTATTGCGGCTCCACGACGCCCACGGGCCTCCCCCGGCCCTCCTCTTCAGCTGCCAGTCAGGCGTGGGCAGGACCAACCTGGGCATGGTGCTGGGCACCCTCGTGCTGTTTCACCACAGTGGGACGATCTCACAGCCAGA GGCCGTCCCTCCGCAGACCAGGCCGCTGCCCCTGGAGCAGTTCCAGGTGGTCCAGAGCTTCCTCTGCACCGCGCCCCAGGGGAGGAAGGTGGTGGAGGAG GTAGACAGGGCCATCGCCGCCTGCTCTGAGCTGCATGATCTGAAGGAGGAGGTCCTGGAGGGCCAGCGACAGCTGGGAGCCACCCAGAGCAGGACGCag GGAAGCGGTGGCCAGCATGACGTCCGGCAGAGGGCGCTGCGGAGCCTGGAGCGGTACTTCTACCTGATCCTGTTTAACTACTATCTCCACGagcag TACCCCCTGGCCCTTGCCCTCAGTTTCAGCCGCTGGCTCTGCGCCCACCCTGAGCTCTACCGCCTGCCTGTGACACTGAGCCCCGCAGGGCCCGCGGTCCCCAGGGACCTCATGGCCAAGGGCTCCCTG GTCCCAGACTCGGTGCCCTCCCCACAGGAGGCCGATGACCTGGTCTCTCCGGATGCTCTCAGCACCATCAGGGAGATGGACGTGGCCAACTTCCGGCGAGTGCCCCGCATGCCCATCTATGGCACAGCCCAACCCAGCGCCAAG gccctgggcagcaTCCTGGCCTACCTGACTGACGCCAAGAGGAAGCTGCGGCAGGTGGTCTGGGTCAACCTGCGGCAGGAGGCCGTGCTGCAGTGTGATGGCCACACCCACAGCCTGCCGTTGCCCCGGCCAGCGCTGCTCCCCGACCAGCTGGAG gccctggagaCCCAGCTGAAGGCCCACCTGAGTTCGACGTCCCCCGACACGAAGGGCCCACCGAGCCCCCGGTTCCAGACGTGCCTCACCATGCGGGAGGTCTTCAGCCAGCACCACGGAGCCTGCCCCGGTCTCACCTACCACCGCATCCCCGTGCCCGACTTCTGTGCCCCCCGAGAGGAG GACTTCGATCGCCTGCTGGAGGCCTTGCGGGCTGCTCTTGCTAAGGACCCAGGCTCCGGCTTCGTGTTCAGCTGCCTCAGTGGCCAGGGCCGGACCACAACGGCCATGGTGGTGGCCGTGCTGGCCTTCTGGAGCATCCAA GGCTGCCCAGAGGTGGGTGAGGAGGAGCTGGTGAGTGTGCCAGACGCCAAGTTCACCAAGGGAGAGTTTCAG GTGGTGATGGACGTGGTGCAGCTGCTGCCTGATGGGCACCACATGAAGAAGGAGGTGGATGCAGCGCTGGACACAGTCAGCGAGACCATGACACCCATGCACTATCACCTGCGGGAAATCATCATCTGCACCTACCGCCAG
- the Pald1 gene encoding paladin isoform X4 encodes MGTTASTAQQTVPAGAPFEGLQGGGAVDGRPSLSVHSFQTMSVHNSKAKSIIPNKVAPVVITYNCREEFQIHDELLKAHYTLGRLSDATPEHYLVQGRYFLVRDVPEKVDVLGTSESCGAPNFRQGRGGFPVFGMGQPSLLGFRRVLQKLQKDGHKECVIFCVREEPVLFLRAGEDLVSYTPRDKQNLHENLRGLGPGSQAERLELTIQKEIHDFARLSGNTYHVYHSTGDLQGEPHAVTVRAEDDVQVTKEVYQRPLFLQPTYRYQRLPLPEQGAPLEAQLNAFVSVIRETPSLLRLHDAHGPPPALLFSCQSGVGRTNLGMVLGTLVLFHHSGTISQPEAVPPQTRPLPLEQFQVVQSFLCTAPQGRKVVEEVDRAIAACSELHDLKEEVLEGQRQLGATQSRTQGSGGQHDVRQRALRSLERYFYLILFNYYLHEQYPLALALSFSRWLCAHPELYRLPVTLSPAGPAVPRDLMAKGSLVPDSVPSPQEADDLVSPDALSTIREMDVANFRRVPRMPIYGTAQPSAKALGSILAYLTDAKRKLRQVVWVNLRQEAVLQCDGHTHSLPLPRPALLPDQLEALETQLKAHLSSTSPDTKGPPSPRFQTCLTMREVFSQHHGACPGLTYHRIPVPDFCAPREEDFDRLLEALRAALAKDPGSGFVFSCLSGQGRTTTAMVVAVLAFWSIQGCPEVGEEELVSVPDAKFTKGEFQVVMDVVQLLPDGHHMKKEVDAALDTVSETMTPMHYHLREIIICTYRQVSVNLLTVDIMKIDSAPET; translated from the exons ATGGGTACGACGGCCAGCACAGCCCAGCAGACGGTCCCGGCAGGTGCCCCCTTCGAAGGCCTCCAGGGCGGCGGCGCGGTGGACGGGCGGCCCTCACTCAGCGTCCACTCCTTCCAGACCATGAGCGTGCACAACAGCAAGGCCAAGTCCATCATCCCCAACAAGGTGGCCCCGGTCGTGATCAC GTACAACTGCAGGGAGGAGTTCCAGATCCATGACGAGCTGCTCAAGGCCCACTACACGCTGGGCCGCCTCTCGGACGCCACCCCGGAGCACTACCTGGTGCAG GGTCGATACTTCCTGGTGCGGGATGTTCCTGAGAAGGTGGACGTGCTGGGCACCTCGGAGAGCTGCGGGGCCCCCAACTTCCGGCAAGGGCGCGGCGGGTTCCCTGTGTTTGGCatggggcagcccagcctcctGGGATTCAGGCGCGTCCTCCAGAAACTTCAGAAGGACGGACACAAG GAGTGCGTCATCTTCTGTGTGCGCGAGGAGCCCGTGCTGTTCTTGCGTGCTGGCGAGGACCTCGTGTCCTACACACCTCGCGACAAGCAGAACCTTCATGAGAACCTCCGGGGCCTGGGTCCTGGGAGCCAGGCGGAGAGGCTGGAGCTGACCATCCAGAAGGAG ATCCACGACTTTGCCCGGCTGAGCGGGAACACTTACCACGTGTACCACAGCACGGGGGACCTGCAGGGGGAGCCCCACGCCGTGACCGTCCGGGCTGAGGATGACGTGCAGGTGACCAAGGAGGTGTACCAGCGGCCCCTCTTCCTGCAGCCCACCTACAG GTACCAGCGCCTGCCCCTGCCTGAGCAGGGTGCCCCCCTGGAAGCCCAGCTCAACGCCTTCGTCAGTGTCATCAGG GAGACCCCCAGCCTATTGCGGCTCCACGACGCCCACGGGCCTCCCCCGGCCCTCCTCTTCAGCTGCCAGTCAGGCGTGGGCAGGACCAACCTGGGCATGGTGCTGGGCACCCTCGTGCTGTTTCACCACAGTGGGACGATCTCACAGCCAGA GGCCGTCCCTCCGCAGACCAGGCCGCTGCCCCTGGAGCAGTTCCAGGTGGTCCAGAGCTTCCTCTGCACCGCGCCCCAGGGGAGGAAGGTGGTGGAGGAG GTAGACAGGGCCATCGCCGCCTGCTCTGAGCTGCATGATCTGAAGGAGGAGGTCCTGGAGGGCCAGCGACAGCTGGGAGCCACCCAGAGCAGGACGCag GGAAGCGGTGGCCAGCATGACGTCCGGCAGAGGGCGCTGCGGAGCCTGGAGCGGTACTTCTACCTGATCCTGTTTAACTACTATCTCCACGagcag TACCCCCTGGCCCTTGCCCTCAGTTTCAGCCGCTGGCTCTGCGCCCACCCTGAGCTCTACCGCCTGCCTGTGACACTGAGCCCCGCAGGGCCCGCGGTCCCCAGGGACCTCATGGCCAAGGGCTCCCTG GTCCCAGACTCGGTGCCCTCCCCACAGGAGGCCGATGACCTGGTCTCTCCGGATGCTCTCAGCACCATCAGGGAGATGGACGTGGCCAACTTCCGGCGAGTGCCCCGCATGCCCATCTATGGCACAGCCCAACCCAGCGCCAAG gccctgggcagcaTCCTGGCCTACCTGACTGACGCCAAGAGGAAGCTGCGGCAGGTGGTCTGGGTCAACCTGCGGCAGGAGGCCGTGCTGCAGTGTGATGGCCACACCCACAGCCTGCCGTTGCCCCGGCCAGCGCTGCTCCCCGACCAGCTGGAG gccctggagaCCCAGCTGAAGGCCCACCTGAGTTCGACGTCCCCCGACACGAAGGGCCCACCGAGCCCCCGGTTCCAGACGTGCCTCACCATGCGGGAGGTCTTCAGCCAGCACCACGGAGCCTGCCCCGGTCTCACCTACCACCGCATCCCCGTGCCCGACTTCTGTGCCCCCCGAGAGGAG GACTTCGATCGCCTGCTGGAGGCCTTGCGGGCTGCTCTTGCTAAGGACCCAGGCTCCGGCTTCGTGTTCAGCTGCCTCAGTGGCCAGGGCCGGACCACAACGGCCATGGTGGTGGCCGTGCTGGCCTTCTGGAGCATCCAA GGCTGCCCAGAGGTGGGTGAGGAGGAGCTGGTGAGTGTGCCAGACGCCAAGTTCACCAAGGGAGAGTTTCAG GTGGTGATGGACGTGGTGCAGCTGCTGCCTGATGGGCACCACATGAAGAAGGAGGTGGATGCAGCGCTGGACACAGTCAGCGAGACCATGACACCCATGCACTATCACCTGCGGGAAATCATCATCTGCACCTACCGCCAG